From one Lolium rigidum isolate FL_2022 chromosome 4, APGP_CSIRO_Lrig_0.1, whole genome shotgun sequence genomic stretch:
- the LOC124648738 gene encoding uncharacterized protein LOC124648738 translates to MAAEIKRMKKLCRRACDPPTTTSTATTGSSCTVPEEDLSSLLSSLSVTKRPCPSAAAAAADHHHHALKRPRHHAQPLHDQMRGTPTHMNQRPDALFSHPLINAGLEIRCDEDDMEEGSTTSTRPPHCRDRLDWSGFLPELLRLICRRLPLADVPRFASVCKHWNSCAFPVYPADAGPVLLHTLVTGAGSVRFYHPYVHKIFVLSTPRQTQGSRVFSADGNGCLMLQTPRKTIMFVNLLDDDAGPAVFETPPRENDEGFICCTPHGDGDRPYDRSIFAVYPHMGRVRIQIWDRGSWKSFPSVGGFFTMSFSCNPVMHKGKLYCLGEDGDLGVYDPIKTEWAVLPKPTGFGPGIPYMNCYLIESQGELLAALTGSSNQTPIHVLRLNKKKMEWERMESLGGRALFTGTASSMLMARPPQSMANKVYLPRFYGRRPQVIQAELATSAGRLFFVPKEETLLNEDAGSGPGGSWCYELESNSYNEQFTRGSSKNLPQYMWVHLGNSASPTSESDDGMVIG, encoded by the coding sequence ATGGCCGCCGAGATCAAGAGGATGAAAAAGCTATGCCGCCGCGCCTGCGACCCCCCTACCACTACCAGCACCGCCACCACCGGCAGCAGCTGCACCGTACCGGAGGAGGATCTCTCCTCCCTCCTGTCGTCCCTTTCCGTAACCAAGCGCCCGtgcccttccgccgccgccgccgccgccgaccaccaccaccacgccctcAAACGCCCACGACACCACGCCCAACCACTACACGACCAGATGCGAGGTACGCCCACGCACATGAACCAACGCCCGGACGCATTGTTCTCACACCCATTGATTAATGCAGGACTGGAGATCCGTTGCGACGAAGACGACATGGAAGAgggaagcaccaccagcacccggcCGCCGCATTGTCGTGACCGCTTAGATTGGTCGGGCTTCCTGCCGGAGCTGCTCCGGCTTATATGCCGGCGGCTCCCGCTGGCCGACGTCCCCCGGTTCGCGTCAGTATGCAAGCACTGGAACTCGTGCGCGTTCCCGGTCTACCCGGCCGATGCCGGACCCGTCCTGCTCCACACCCTCGTCACCGGTGCCGGCTCGGTCCGCTTCTACCACCCCTACGTGCACAAGATCTTCGTCCTCTCCACTCCCCGTCAGACACAAGGCAGCAGGGTGTTCTCCGCCGACGGCAATGGATGCCTGATGCTCCAGACGCCAAGGAAGACAATCATGTTTGTTAATCTCCTCGACGACGATGCCGGCCCCGCCGTGTTCGAGACTCCGCCAAGAGAGAATGACGAAGGGTTCATTTGTTGCACGCCACACGGCGATGGTGATCGCCCCTACGACCGCAGTATCTTCGCCGTATACCCGCACATGGGCAGAGTAAGGATCCAGATATGGGATCGAGGAAGCTGGAAGAGCTTTCCTAGTGTTGGAGGTTTCTTTACAATGTCCTTCTCCTGCAACCCGGTGATGCACAAGGGGAAGCTCTATTGCTTGGGTGAAGATGGGGATCTTGGAGTGTATGACCCAATCAAAACCGAGTGGGCAGTGCTCCCGAAACCCACCGGCTTTGGCCCCGGCATTCCGTACATGAACTGTTACCTCATCGAGTCGCAGGGGGAGCTGCTCGCCGCTCTGACGGGCAGCAGCAACCAGACGCCCATCCACGTCCTGAGACTCAACAAGAAGAAGATGGAGTGGGAGAGGATGGAGTCTTTGGGTGGACGGGCGCTCTTCACCGGAACGGCATCGTCGATGTTGATGGCCAGGCCACCCCAATCCATGGCCAACAAGGTGTACCTCCCTAGGTTCTACGGCCGTCGTCCTCAGGTCATCCAGGCGGAGCTCGCGACCTCCGCCGGCCGCctcttctttgttcccaaggaggAAACGCTGCTCAACGAGGATGCCGGTAGCGGCCCCGGCGGCTCTTGGTGCTACGAACTAGAATCGAACTCCTATAATGAACAGTTCACACGGGGTTCCTCCAAGAACCTGCCACAGTACATGTGGGTTCATCTTGGCAATTCTGCCTCTCCCACGTCGGAGTCGGATGATGGAATGGTTATAGGCTAG